The Chthoniobacterales bacterium genome segment CGCGTTTGTGCGGCACGTAATCCTTGTTTCCTACGACGCTATTCGTGATCTCGAACTCCGCTGGCGTCGCCGAAATGTAGAGAATCTGCCCAGTGCGCTCCATGAATTCCGGGAACCGCAGCGGGCGGTTGTCCATCGCGCTGGGCAGGCGAAATCCGTAATCGACCAGCACCGATTTGCGCGAGCGGTCGCCTTCATACATGCCGCCGATCTGGGGCACGGACGCATGGCTTTCGTCGATCACGCAAAGGAAATCGCGGGGAAAAAAATCCAGCAACGTCCCCGGTCGCGCACCCGGCGGACGCCCACTGAGATGCCTCGAATAATTCTCGATCCCGGAGCAAAAGCCCATTTCCTGAATCATCTCCAGGTCGTATTCCGTCCGCATTTTCAGCCGCTGCGCCTCCAGCAGCTTCCCCTGCGACTCAAACCACGCGATGCGCTCGTCCAGTTCCTCACGAATCGTCACTTGCGCCCGCCGCAGCTTGTCCGTGGGCGTGACGAATTGTTTCGCCGGGAAAATCGTCAGCTTCTTCAGCGACTCCGCGACCGTCCCCGTGAGCGGATCGAAGCGCGAGATGCGGTCGATCTCGTCGCCAAAAAACTCGATCCGAAACGCGTCCTCATCCACGTTCGCCGGATGCACCTCCACCACATCGCCGCGCACGCGAAACTTGCCCCGCGTAAACCCGATGTCGTTGCGCTCGTAGAGCATGTCCACGAGCTTCGCCAGCAGCCCCTCGCGGGAAATTTGCTGGCCCACATAGAGCTGCGAGAGCATCTGCGCGTAATCCTCCGGCGAGCCCAAGCCGTAAATGCACGACACACTGGCGATCACGATCACATCGCGCCGGGTCAGCAGCGAACTCGTCGTGGAGAGGCGCAACCGCTCGATCTCCTCGTTGATCGACGAGTCTTTTTCAATGTAAGTATCCGACCGCGGGATGTAGGCCTCGGGCTGGTAGTAATCGAAGTAGGAAACGAAATATTCCACCGCGTTGTCAGGGAAAAACTGCTTAAACTCCGAGTAAAGCTGGGCCGCGAGCGTCTTGTTGTGCGACATCACGAGCGTGGGCCGGTCGATGTTGCGGATGATGTTCGCCGCCGTAAACGTCTTCCCCGACCCCGTCACCCCGAGCAACGTCTGATGCCGGTTCCCCGAGGCGATGGACTGCGTCAATTTAGCAATCGCCTGCGCCTGATCGCCCTGCGGCTGGTAGTCGGAAGCCAGTTGGAAAGGCATGGCCCGCAAAGTAAACCGAGGCGGCTGGAACGGCAAGTTGAGCGGAGTTTGAGGAATATGGAGAACAACTTGCTTTTGATCAGCGCCCGACGTCTCATTTCACCATGAGCGAAATCATTTTCGAGGTGCAGGAAGCAGAGGAAGGCGGTTTCTGGGCGAAGGCATTGGGATATGGAATCTTCACCCAAGGAGAAGATTGGGACGAACTGCGGACAATGGTGAAAGAGGCTGTGGCGTGTCATTTTGTGAATCTGGAGGAGCAGCCGAAAATTATCCGACTCCTACCGTACTAATCGTTGGAATTGGTTTCAGATAAAAGAGTCGCTGACTCGGTTTGGACCCTAGGCTACAACACTTGTATGCCTGGCTTCCTTGATACATCCGCCGTCTCAATTCCGGCGGAATACGCTCGCTATCTTGACCCTGATATTCTTGGCAAGATTTTGCTAAAGAACTTTGCAATGAACGTGCTCGGGATAAGAGAAAAAGACATTCGCATTCCCATCTCACGACAAGGGGATGAAGGGAACTATAAGGACCTTTGCGACGCTGGCATCCGTATAGGAGGTCGCTCCTACAGCATCGAAACAAAACTCTCACGACAAATAATGTCCGCAAAATCGCGTCGGACAGCCGATCCTGCTGCTCGTTGGAATTTTAGTAAACTAAAGCGCTCATCTGCAAGTGGAGCAGAGCGCTGCGATTACGAGATACTCTTCGCTGTGGGGATTCTAGGACCCGGCCTTGAGGATTCGCGTGAATATTGGAAATATTTACATGCTCTTCGGAAGCGGGAATTGGCTGCGGGTCGGCCCTTCGATTATTCAACTTGGCCGCACGACGCAGCTTTTCTTACGCGTTGTGGATTTTACATCATGCCGAGGCGCGAAATCCGGAGGAACCAAATGGACATAACAATCCGAAAGATTCCACATGGGAAATCCGATGAATTCTTCGGATGGGGACATGATTTCGCGAGGCTCCGGGGGCTTTGGGATCGTGCAACTCGTGCTGCGAACGCGTCCCTAGTAGCTGGCTAAGGACGGCCCAATGCAAACGAGAAAACGCCGTCTTCACATTTTCGTAACTTCCATAAGTTGTTGCGGATGAGGAGGATTTGCCAAACAGATCGGGTTGGAGCCGGGATTTCTTTTGGGATTGAGCAAACAGACAAGGGGAGACTGTAAACAGACTTGGATGGTGCGGGTTTGACCGGAGTTGGAGTGCAATCAGAGGAGGCTGGAGGGGATTTCCTGAGAGTTGGCGGGGCTCGGACCTTGGATGGAGGGAAAACAGAGAGGGCTGGAGGCGGTCGGACGTTGAGGAGCGATGGTTTAGCCTTGGGGAGCGATGCTCGTCGTTTTGGGTTTTATTGGCGAAGGGAGTGGGCCGGTGAGGCGGAGACGGTGCCGAAGAAACGGGGTCGCGACGCGAAAAGAGGACGCCGGTTTTACCTCGGCGTCCTCTTTGATTTTTGATCCCAGTTGGATCGTTATGGTCGGTCAGGCAGTTCTAGTTTAGCCGCCGCCGGTGGGAGGTGTGGCGGGGGCGCTGGCGTTGGAGAGCGAGCCTCGGAATTGGCGCAAATCACGGACGAGCGGGTCGTCCTTGCCCAAGGCTCCCTCGATGGAGCTGATGGTGGAACTGGCCATATCGTAGTTATTATCCAGATCGGCGCGGCGGACTTTGATGGCGGTGGTGAGGGTGGATTCGAGCCCGGAAATAATGCCCTCGTCGGCCCTGACGGAGGTGACGCCATTTTCCAGCGACGTGGTGCGCAGGGTGGGGTCCCATTCTTTCGCGATCAGACGCGCTTTGATTTCGGGGTTCTTTAAGGTGCCAATGACTTTGTCGATGAACGACTTTTTATCGGCGTCGGTGAGGTTGGACATGATGGTTGTTTCCTTTCTTTGCGTGGTTGTTGGCCGTGGCCGATGGAATATCGACCGCTGCACCGCAGTCTTTTAGATCGTGCAATAAAGATTGCGACTTCTTTTTAGCAGGAAGAAAAAAATCCAGCGGCTCGCGGGAAAATTGTTCTTTTTGACAGGCTAGTAACTGTGCCGCTCGTCTCGCTCGGCGCGTTTTTGGTCTTTCACTTCCTGGCGGTTGAGGCCGTCGATCAGGAGGGTGATTTCGCCCTTGGGCGGGTGCGCTTCGTAGTGCGCGAGCAAGTCGGATGCGACTCCGATGCGAAATTCCTCGAATTGCTTGGTGAGTTCGCGCGCGACGCAGATGCGGCGGGTGGGGGCGAGTTGCACGAGGACAGCGAGCGATTTCACCAAGCGATGAGGGGACTCGAAGAAGATGGCGGTGTTTCCCGTGGCGCAGGCTTCGCTGAGGATGCGTTCGCGCTGGCCGCTTTTGTTGGGGAGGAATCCGCTGAAACTCCACTGGTCGTTTTCAAAGCCGGACCCGGTAAGGGCGACGAGGACGGCGGACGGGCCGGGGATAACGGTGTAACTCAACTGCGCCTCGATGCAGGCGGCGATGAGGCGGCGGCCCGGATCGGAGACGCTGGGCATGCCGGCGTCGGTGATGAGGGCGATGTTTGTCCCCTGGCGGAGGCGTTCGATGAGCTCTGGGGTGCGGCTGGCCTCGTTGTGCTCGTGGTAGCTGATCATCGGCTTGTGGAGCTCGAGCCGTTGCAAGAGCCGCAGCGAATGGCGCGTGTCCTCGGCGGCGATCAGATCGACTTCGCGCAAGGTGCGGGCGCAGCGTTCGCTGATGTCGTCGAGGTTTCCGATGGGCGTGCCGACGATGTAGAGCATGGCGAGTCGAATGGAACTCGACTGAATTTTTTTACCAGCCTTCGCTGATTTTTGACGTGAGCCGAATGGCGGCGTCCTGGGCGGCGAGGACGACGGCCTGGCGCTCCTGCTGCTGGAGGTCGGCGCCGACGAAGAAGCTGGTGGTGCCGGTGACTTTCTGGGTGCTGAGCAGTTCGCCGGTGACGCGGTTGGTGAGCTTGAAGACGAGGTTCACGTTGAGCGTGAACTCGCGGGTGGCGTCCACATTTCCGCGAACGGAGCGGGCGCGCTTGCGGTTGATGGTCTCGATCTCGCCTTCCAAAATGGCGTCCGCATTGGACTCAGACTCGACTGTGTAGGTGCCGTCCTGCTGGATTTGCTGGATGACGCTGTCGGTCACAAGCGCCTCGATGCGGGGCTCGAGGGTTTTATTGCGGAAAATGGGGACGGCGACGCTATGAATCGACGCCAGATAAGCGGGTTTGGCGGGTCCGATTTGGTAGCCTGCGCAACCAGTGAGCGCGGCGGCGAGCAGAAGAAGGAGCCAGTGTTTCATCGGGCTGGCGGACTATTGAGTGGGCAGGGCGGGTTCCACCGGGGCGGCGACGGGGGCCACGTCATCGGGCGAGGTGCGCATCGGAGTCTTCGGAGCGGGCGTTTCCTCGGGGAGAGCCGGGCCAACGAAATCGGGGCGCGATGTGGTGTCCACCTGAGCCTGCATCTTTTGCTTCAGCTTGGCCTTTGAGGCGTTTTGCGCGGGAGCAGCGAAGGTGAGTTTGTCCTCGCCGACCTGAGCCTTGAGAGCGGAGAGACGCTCCTGGGAGGTCTTGGCGTTGGGCGAGTCGGGCTCGGTCTTGATCACCTCGTTGTAGTAAATGGCGGCCGCCTTGTAGTTCTTTTGCTTGTCGTAGAACTGCGCGACGTTAAACGCGCTGTCGGTTTGCTTGGCTCCGAGCGTGGCCATGTTTTGCTTGGCTTGGGCGACTTTCTCGCTGTTCGGGTAGCGATAAATGAAGTCCTCAAACGCCTCGCGCGCCTTGATTGAGGCCGACTGGTCGTATTCGCCCTCGCGGCTGGCTTTCATATAAACGTAACCGATCTGATACTGCGCATCGTCGGCCATTTCGGAATACGGATAGTCATCGATGATTTTCTGGTAAGCCTCGATGGCGCGTTTGTAATCGCCCTGACGCTCGCGAGCCTGACCAATATCAAACTGCGCCGCCGAAGCGTATTTCGCGCTGAAAGGGGCGTTGGTGATGACGGTCGTGAACATTTCCTCGGCCTTCACCATGGAGGGCAGGGTCGGAACGCCGAACAACTCCAGGCGCTTTCCGTCCAGATAGAGCTTGGCGATGTTAAACTGACCCTCGATGGCGGCCTCGAAGTCGGTGCTCTTCGGATACTTCGTGATCATTTTCTGATACTCGGCAAAAGCACGGTTGGCGTCGCCGAGTTGTTGGGTAAGTTGGGCGACCTTGAACTGCGCATGGGCGGCAACGTCGGAGCGGGGGTAACGCTTCACCACTACGCGATAACTCGACACGGCCTTTTTGAGATTGCCCTCGGCCTCGGTGGCTTCGGCGAGTTTCATCTGCTCGGCGGCATTTTTCTTGAGCTCCACCGGTTCCTCATCGACGCCCGTCGTGGTCATGCCTTCGCCTTCGCGAAAGACGACCGGAGCAGGGCTTTTCTGCGGGAAACTGACACAGGCAATGACGAGAATAAGGGAAAATCTAAACCAGCGGCTCATATAAGAAGTCGCAGAGTATAGGGCGCGCCGCCCAGCGTCAAGCGGGCCTTGGGGTGAAATCGGGAGAGTTTTCACGAGGTGGGAATCACCCGGAAAACGCCGCTTTTTCAATTGGACCTCCCGGGCAGTTCGTGGAAACTACAGGGGCTCTCCAACATGAAAAATTTCTCGCCCGCCGTGCTCGTCTCCCTGATTGCGATCCACTCGCTGCACGGACAAACCGCGCCTGCCTTGCAGCCGCCAGCGCCGGCCATCGTTCCGGCCTGGGAAACGCGGGCGCTCGCGGGAAATTACGAGCTGAACATCCCGGCTCCGCGCGGTCAGATTTCAGATCGCAATGGAACTCCGCTCGCGCAGACCCGGCTCGGCTACAATCTCGGGCTGAAGTTTACCCCGCCGCTGACGATGAAAGATCCCGAGATCGTGGCCTACGCACGGCGGCAGGCGGCCATCGCGCAGACCTTGATCGGTGGCGAGGTGACTTTCGACGAGACCGCGCTGATCAAGCATTATCGGAATCGAGGCGTGCTGCCGTTCGAACTCGCCCGCAACCTGCCCGAGGCCGTCAGTGACCGGCTCAAGAAACAACTCCCGACTGGCTTCGTGCTTCTGCCGAATTATTTCCGGATTTATCCCAATGGAAAACTGGCGGCACACGTCATCGGTTACGCCGGGCGTCAGGGTCACATTCAAACCGGGCCCATCGACAATGGCGAAAAACTCTGGCCCGAAGTCGAGGGCCGCGACGGACTGGAGCAGGCGTTTAACACCCAGCTTACCGGCCAGGCGGGCATGACGAAGGTCGTCTTCGACAAAAATGGCAGCAAGGTTTCCGACAACATCGCGATGCCGCCAAACCCCGGCTACAACGTCGTCACCAGCCTCGACGCGAATATTCAAAAACTGGCCGAGGACGCGCTCGAAAAAGGCTGCAAACGCGGCGCGATGGTCATTCTCGACCCGAACAACGGCGACATTCTCGCGATGGCCTCGTGGCCGTCCTACAACCCCAACGACTTCATCCCGACCATCGCTCCGAAGGACTTTGATCGTTACAACAAGGACATCAACATCCCGCTGCTGCCCCGTGCGTTTCGCTCGTCGTATCCGCCGGGCTCGACTTTCAAAGTGATCACCGGGCTCGCCGCGCTGGAGAGTGGTTCGATTGATCCCGGCGACAACTTCGACTGCCCCGCCGCCCTTACCGTGGGCAACACGGTGATGCGCAACTGGAAGAAAAAAGATTCCGGCTCGCTCGATTTCATGCAGGCGCTCACCCAGTCTTGCAATACGTGGTTTTACCAGGTCGGCATGAAGACCGGCTCGAAAACGATCATCGACTACGCCAGCCGCCTCGGCATTGGCAAAAAAACGGGAGTTCCATTGGGATCGGAGACGAATGGCCGCCTCCCGAACGACGAGTACATGACGAAGGTTTACAAACGCAAGATGCTCAACGGCGACACCGCAAACATGGCGATCGGGCAGGGCGATTTGCAGATTTCGCCGCTCCAGATGGCGCAGGCGATGATGGCTGTGGGCAACGGCGGCACCGTATTCCAGCCCCGGCTCGTCCTGCAAATCCAGACGCCGGACAACAAGGTCGTCAACGCCTACGGACCCCGCGCCAAAGCCAAGATCGAGATCCGGCCCGACGTGCAGAAACTCCTCAAGGCCGCCATGATCAACGTCGTCTCCGGTGCTGCCGGCACGGCGCATCAGGCTGCTGTCCCCGGCATCGAAGTCGCGGGCAAGACCGGCACCGCGCAATGGGGGCCGACCAAGAAACAGCGCACCGCCGCGTGGTTTGCAGGCTTCGCTCCAGCCACTAATCCGAAGTATGCCTTCGCCGTTGTCTATGAAGGCGAGATCAATAATAACAACGTCCACGGCGGCACCCAGGCCGCGCCCTTGATTGGCAAAGTCCTACGCCAATTGTTTGCTGAAGAGAAAAAAGCCAGCGACGCCAAGGACAAGCAAGACAAGCAGGATAAGAAAGATCAAGCCGACGACGACGCCAAAAAACCTGCGAAAGATGAAGCGCCCGATGAGGAATAGCTTTCCACCCTTACTCCACTCTGCCGAAACTAAAACCATGAGCCTTATTTCCGAATTCAAAAACTTCATCGCCAAGGGCAACGCCTTCGACCTCGCGGTCGGTGTCATCGCCGGGGCGGCCTTCGCACCCATCGTCAAATCCATGGTGGAGGACATCATTATGCCCATCATCTCCATCCCGCTCGGGGCTGTGGATTTCAAAAACCTCTACCTGCCCCTGTCCGGCAAAGGCATCGCCCTGCTGCGGGAGTCCATCCTCGCCCACACACCCGTGCTGCCCTTGGAGGAAGCAAAGAAACTCGGCTCCGTCATTTCCTACGGCAACCTGCTCAACGCCCTGGTCACCTTCTTCTTCACCATGCTCGGCGTCTTTCTCCTCGTAAAAGTCGTCAACATCCTCAAGCGCAAGGAAGAAGCCAAACCCAGCGCCGCTCCTGAGCCGAGCCGCGAAGCCATTCTCCTCACCGAGATCCGCGACGCGCTGGTGGCGAAAAAGGAATAGTCTTAGATCGCCGCGAGGTTGCGGAGGAGGTGCTGGTTGAGTTCGATGCCGGCGAAGAAATTGGCCAGCGGGAAATTTTCATTCGGCGAATGCGCCCGGCAATCGGGCAACGCGAGGCCGAGCAGCAGCGTGTCCGCGCCGAGGACATCCTTGAAATTCTGCACGATTGGAATGCTGCCGCCCTCGCGAATCAACGCCACTTCGGAGCCAAATGTGTCGCGCAAAGCACCTTGCGCGGCGAGTCCGAAACGATTGTGCGGATCGACCACATACGCGCTGCCAAAGTGGCCGGGAGTGACTTTCATTTGCACGCCAGCGGGGCAGTGCTTTTCCAAATGCGCCTGGGCCAGCGCCAAAATCTTCGCGGGCGACTGATTCGGCACAAGCCTGAACGTCAGCTTCGCAAACGCCCGCGACGGGATCACGGTCTTCGAGCCTTCGCCCTGATAGCCGCCGCCAATGCCGTTGATTTCCGCCGTCGGACGCGCCCAGACGCGTTCCACCGCAGAAAAACCGCACTCGCCGAAAAGTGCGCTCACGCCGGTGAGTGCGATGAAACTCGCGTCGTTCATTGGCAGTTTTTTCCAGGCGTCGCGCTCCCAGTCCTGTAGCGGCTCCACGTCGTCGTAAAAGCCCGAGATCGCGACCTTACCCGACTCATCGTGCAACGTGGCGAGCAGCCGCGAGAGCGCGGCGAGGGGATTCGCCACCGTGCCGCCGTAAATGCCGGAGTGCAGGTCCATTTGCGGCCCGGTAAGTTCCACTTCCATGGCGGCGATTCCGCGCAATCCGTAGGTGAACGTCGGCACGCCCGGCGCGATCATTCCCGTGTCGGAAATGGCGATCACATCGCACTGCAACTCGTCCCGGTGCTCCAGCAAAAACGGCCCGAGATGCTCGCTGCCGACTTCTTCCTCGCCTTCGATCAGGAAGATCAAATTCACCGGCAGCGGACCCGTTTTCAGCGCCTCCTCGACTCCGAGAATGTGCGCGAGAATCTGGCCTTTGTTGTCCGTCGCGCCGCGAGCGAAAACGACTTCATCGACAATCCTCGGATCGAACGGCGGCGAGTCCCAGAGTTCCAGCGGATCGACTGGTTGCACGTCGTAATGGCCGTAAATGAGTACGGTGCGCAGGCCGGGCTGATGCTCATTTCTCCCGATGACGATGGGATGACCCGCCGTCTTGTGCAGCTCGGCGGTGAGTCCGATGGAAGTCAGCTTTTGTAAAACCCATTCCGCGCAATCGCTCACGTAATCGGCGTATGCGCGGTCCGCCGAGATGCTGGGGAAACTGAGAAATTGGAGGAGTTGCTCGACCTGCATGGATTTCATGCCGCCGAGTGTAGCGGGCTCGACGGCGGCGGCAAGATCGCCGGGCAGGGAAAAGAGATTTTGCATGACTTTTACTTACGCGAGGCAAATGGAACCCGGCTGTTTTTTGCGATGCACGCGATTTGAACTCCCGACTGGCGTTTTTCATTTGAGTCCGATCCTGTTCTTCAAAGTGCTCGCCACCAGTGTGTCTTTCGGTTTATAGCGACGGTCTGTTTCATCTCTTATCTGTGCAGCGGACACTCCGGAATCTACCTCTCGCAGCGCATCGGCGTGGCCAAGGACGGACGCCAGTTTCAGCCGGGCCACACCTCGTTGCGCGACCTCCGCTAAGATGAGCTTGCGCCCTTTTCCAAAATCCCCAAACATGGCCCGACTATGAGCCAACTCCCACTTACCGGTAAGATCGGCGTCGTTTTCGGCGTCGCCAATAAACGCAGCATCGCCTGGGCCATCGCCAAAGCCTGGTCGAAGGCTGGCGCCACGCTTTACTTCAACTACCAGGGCGAGCGCCTCAAGGAAAACGTCGAGGACCTCGTCACAGAGTTTGGCCCGGAGACGTTTCTATTCCCTTGCGACGTGACCAGCGACGCCGAGATCGACACCTTTTTCGCCGAGGTAAAAAAGAAAACCGACCGCATCGATTTGCTCCTGCACGCCGTCGCCTTCGCTCCCAAAGAAGCGCTTGAGGGCAACTTCCTCGACACCACACGCGACGCCTTTTTAATCGCGCACAACATCAGCGCCTATTCGCTCGTCGGCCTCGCCCGCGCCGCTGCTCCGTTCATGACCGACGGCGGCAGCATCGTTGCGATGACCTATTACGGAGCCGAAAAAGTCGTCCCGCATTACAACGTCATGGGCGTCGCCAAGGCCAGTCTCGAAGCCTCCTGCCGTTACCTCGCCTCCGATCTCGGGGCAAAAAAAGTGCGCGTGAATTGCATCAGCGCCGGCCCCGTTCAGACGCTCGCCGCCCGTGGCATCAGCGGATTTTCCAGCATGATGAAGCACTACGAGGAGCACGCACCGCTGAAGCGCAGTTGCACTCCCGACGAGCTGGGTGCGATGGGCGTTTTCCTCGCCAGCGACGGCGCGGCTTCCATCACTGGTCAGGTCATCTACGTGGATGGCGGCTACCAGATCATGGGCATGTAAGTCGGCTGCGGGTCAATCCCGTCCTTCCTTGGCGTGAGGCAAAAAAGCCCGCCGCCGCTGGCTTGGCCCGCGATGGAAAGGTGATGGCTCTCTCCAGCGATTCTCCCCCGCTGACCCTGGAGGAGCGTCGCGCCCGGCGGGAGGCGCGCCGGGCAAAGCAGCGCGAGGCCAATGTCGGTCGCGCCGCCAGGATGCATCTGGAGCGTCTCCGACGGGAGGCGCACCCGCCGAAGCCCGCCAAGCGCCCGGCGGCTGAATTGCCAGCGGTGAACATTGGCTGCTCGGGCTGGTTTTACTGGCACTGGCGCGGCGGGTTTTATCCGGCGGAATTAGCGACGCGCGACTGGTTTTCCCATTATGCCAGCCGCTTCAAAACCGTGGAACTGAACGCGCCGTTTTACTCCTGGCCGACTAGCGCCAATGTCCAGACCTGGCTGCGGCAGGCCGGGCGGCGGCGGTTTGTTTACACGGTGAAAGCCTCGGAACTCATCACCCACGTCAAACGCTTCGACGGCAC includes the following:
- a CDS encoding 2-oxoisovalerate dehydrogenase, which encodes MSEIIFEVQEAEEGGFWAKALGYGIFTQGEDWDELRTMVKEAVACHFVNLEEQPKIIRLLPY
- the rsmI gene encoding 16S rRNA (cytidine(1402)-2'-O)-methyltransferase yields the protein MLYIVGTPIGNLDDISERCARTLREVDLIAAEDTRHSLRLLQRLELHKPMISYHEHNEASRTPELIERLRQGTNIALITDAGMPSVSDPGRRLIAACIEAQLSYTVIPGPSAVLVALTGSGFENDQWSFSGFLPNKSGQRERILSEACATGNTAIFFESPHRLVKSLAVLVQLAPTRRICVARELTKQFEEFRIGVASDLLAHYEAHPPKGEITLLIDGLNRQEVKDQKRAERDERHSY
- a CDS encoding dipeptidase, which gives rise to MQNLFSLPGDLAAAVEPATLGGMKSMQVEQLLQFLSFPSISADRAYADYVSDCAEWVLQKLTSIGLTAELHKTAGHPIVIGRNEHQPGLRTVLIYGHYDVQPVDPLELWDSPPFDPRIVDEVVFARGATDNKGQILAHILGVEEALKTGPLPVNLIFLIEGEEEVGSEHLGPFLLEHRDELQCDVIAISDTGMIAPGVPTFTYGLRGIAAMEVELTGPQMDLHSGIYGGTVANPLAALSRLLATLHDESGKVAISGFYDDVEPLQDWERDAWKKLPMNDASFIALTGVSALFGECGFSAVERVWARPTAEINGIGGGYQGEGSKTVIPSRAFAKLTFRLVPNQSPAKILALAQAHLEKHCPAGVQMKVTPGHFGSAYVVDPHNRFGLAAQGALRDTFGSEVALIREGGSIPIVQNFKDVLGADTLLLGLALPDCRAHSPNENFPLANFFAGIELNQHLLRNLAAI
- a CDS encoding excinuclease ABC subunit UvrB, encoding MPFQLASDYQPQGDQAQAIAKLTQSIASGNRHQTLLGVTGSGKTFTAANIIRNIDRPTLVMSHNKTLAAQLYSEFKQFFPDNAVEYFVSYFDYYQPEAYIPRSDTYIEKDSSINEEIERLRLSTTSSLLTRRDVIVIASVSCIYGLGSPEDYAQMLSQLYVGQQISREGLLAKLVDMLYERNDIGFTRGKFRVRGDVVEVHPANVDEDAFRIEFFGDEIDRISRFDPLTGTVAESLKKLTIFPAKQFVTPTDKLRRAQVTIREELDERIAWFESQGKLLEAQRLKMRTEYDLEMIQEMGFCSGIENYSRHLSGRPPGARPGTLLDFFPRDFLCVIDESHASVPQIGGMYEGDRSRKSVLVDYGFRLPSAMDNRPLRFPEFMERTGQILYISATPAEFEITNSVVGNKDYVPHKRDRIGVDESVPFAIAGAPRVESTQGASTVSPDTFDTNSPGMPLVVEQIIRPTGLLDPQITIRPLKTQIDDTLELCRVRIEKQERVLVTTLTKRTAEDLSDYFRDLGIKVRYLHSDIDTIERVEILRALRAGEFDVLVGINLLREGLDLPEVSLVCILDADKEGYLRSQTSLIQTAGRAARHINGEVILFADTITGSMQRLIEVTEYRRARQIAYNTEHNITPRSVRRAVQESLHLILKSGKKETSLREMTGDFDLSEVLTELEVEMQEASASMEYEKAALLRDQIMELKAGAGIDKIEPKRQPVSYKAAAKGMKFGKKLGKRG
- the mscL gene encoding large conductance mechanosensitive channel protein MscL, with the translated sequence MSLISEFKNFIAKGNAFDLAVGVIAGAAFAPIVKSMVEDIIMPIISIPLGAVDFKNLYLPLSGKGIALLRESILAHTPVLPLEEAKKLGSVISYGNLLNALVTFFFTMLGVFLLVKVVNILKRKEEAKPSAAPEPSREAILLTEIRDALVAKKE
- the bamD gene encoding outer membrane protein assembly factor BamD, yielding MSRWFRFSLILVIACVSFPQKSPAPVVFREGEGMTTTGVDEEPVELKKNAAEQMKLAEATEAEGNLKKAVSSYRVVVKRYPRSDVAAHAQFKVAQLTQQLGDANRAFAEYQKMITKYPKSTDFEAAIEGQFNIAKLYLDGKRLELFGVPTLPSMVKAEEMFTTVITNAPFSAKYASAAQFDIGQARERQGDYKRAIEAYQKIIDDYPYSEMADDAQYQIGYVYMKASREGEYDQSASIKAREAFEDFIYRYPNSEKVAQAKQNMATLGAKQTDSAFNVAQFYDKQKNYKAAAIYYNEVIKTEPDSPNAKTSQERLSALKAQVGEDKLTFAAPAQNASKAKLKQKMQAQVDTTSRPDFVGPALPEETPAPKTPMRTSPDDVAPVAAPVEPALPTQ
- a CDS encoding LptE family protein; translation: MKHWLLLLLAAALTGCAGYQIGPAKPAYLASIHSVAVPIFRNKTLEPRIEALVTDSVIQQIQQDGTYTVESESNADAILEGEIETINRKRARSVRGNVDATREFTLNVNLVFKLTNRVTGELLSTQKVTGTTSFFVGADLQQQERQAVVLAAQDAAIRLTSKISEGW
- a CDS encoding enoyl-ACP reductase; protein product: MSQLPLTGKIGVVFGVANKRSIAWAIAKAWSKAGATLYFNYQGERLKENVEDLVTEFGPETFLFPCDVTSDAEIDTFFAEVKKKTDRIDLLLHAVAFAPKEALEGNFLDTTRDAFLIAHNISAYSLVGLARAAAPFMTDGGSIVAMTYYGAEKVVPHYNVMGVAKASLEASCRYLASDLGAKKVRVNCISAGPVQTLAARGISGFSSMMKHYEEHAPLKRSCTPDELGAMGVFLASDGAASITGQVIYVDGGYQIMGM
- the mrdA gene encoding penicillin-binding protein 2, whose translation is MKNFSPAVLVSLIAIHSLHGQTAPALQPPAPAIVPAWETRALAGNYELNIPAPRGQISDRNGTPLAQTRLGYNLGLKFTPPLTMKDPEIVAYARRQAAIAQTLIGGEVTFDETALIKHYRNRGVLPFELARNLPEAVSDRLKKQLPTGFVLLPNYFRIYPNGKLAAHVIGYAGRQGHIQTGPIDNGEKLWPEVEGRDGLEQAFNTQLTGQAGMTKVVFDKNGSKVSDNIAMPPNPGYNVVTSLDANIQKLAEDALEKGCKRGAMVILDPNNGDILAMASWPSYNPNDFIPTIAPKDFDRYNKDINIPLLPRAFRSSYPPGSTFKVITGLAALESGSIDPGDNFDCPAALTVGNTVMRNWKKKDSGSLDFMQALTQSCNTWFYQVGMKTGSKTIIDYASRLGIGKKTGVPLGSETNGRLPNDEYMTKVYKRKMLNGDTANMAIGQGDLQISPLQMAQAMMAVGNGGTVFQPRLVLQIQTPDNKVVNAYGPRAKAKIEIRPDVQKLLKAAMINVVSGAAGTAHQAAVPGIEVAGKTGTAQWGPTKKQRTAAWFAGFAPATNPKYAFAVVYEGEINNNNVHGGTQAAPLIGKVLRQLFAEEKKASDAKDKQDKQDKKDQADDDAKKPAKDEAPDEE